From the genome of Myxocyprinus asiaticus isolate MX2 ecotype Aquarium Trade chromosome 39, UBuf_Myxa_2, whole genome shotgun sequence:
tgggggttagggtggggttggtgattggggaggggtattagttaaatgttaaatgttgattcagtgtataaatgttatgtttttcattttgttatatgtttatgaatcaataaaaatgttaattggaaaaattgtggtgagaagtataggcTTGGCGCGGTTTTGGCGAcacgaggtggacctacacaggtggttttaatgttgtggctgatcagtgtatattgtgCAAATTATCccatcatttatattttcatcttTAGCATATTTGGGGAAATAATTACGAATATGAATATGTGTAATGAGTGTACTGGAGCACTGTACAAAATAATTTAATCGAAATTTTATGGCTAATTATAAAGCATAAAACATAACACAgggctaaaaaaaataattatgttataTAGTGAAAAAGAAATTGAGGTCGAGCACGCGCACCCACCCAGTCTGACGGAGATTGTATTCCAACCCCaaacattataaattataaacatctcaaagacaactgttgaatgtcttattgacgtattgcagatgagcaaccTAACAAATACGTCTTCCATATgtaaaaacacacatcaaatagacatctggttGATGTATGTGTTCTATCAGggacactattgtgaaaatagctgagcttctgtcacgctactgaaaaatgtacttaagttagtagcatcactactttcagttagttactacccaacactgccgtgaaataaacaaataaattagaaATGTTATCTTTTCCTGGGGCATCGCAGGAACATAGCCTTGCCTACAAACATTCAGTCTCTGCCAAAATATTGTAACAGTTCATACAAGTTCTGCCGTCAAATGTCAtttaatgcagaacacaaaccacCATCAAAAAAATCATATGATTACAAAAGTATAGGTCAAACAGTCATACTCTATATCTAAAAGTTTCTAGTTTTATTGTGcgcttttcagttttttttacatttatgtgcCAAACAGCATTTAAGACACCCATAAAAATAGTACATTACACTGTAATTTTATTAAGGCAATCCCAGAAAAACAGAATAATTAGCTTTCACTGAAGTTTAAGACATGATTCACTTTAGTTGTAAAAAATCATGTCGACAAAGATATGCAGATCAATTCTAAATCAGCAGGTGATCTTCCTGGAACTTTTGAAGCTGGTTTGAGTATGTATGCATTCCCCTGTAGACTCTTAGAGCTTAGAGAAAGTAATTTCTTTAGGGCTTTTCTTCTCCATGGCAGCCTGAGCTGACTTCATCAGATCATGGGTTTGAAGCATGCTCATATTCCAGGTGGCCTGCAGACATAAACAGAAAGTAAAGGTAGAGTTGTCTTTTAAACGATGGGCTGCAAATGTTGATGGCTTCTAAGGGCACCAATATACTTTTTGAGGAATCGAAGAAAGAACAGGTGTCATGGCATTTTGAACAAAATATGGccaaaaagacagtgtttttcagTTTGTTGCCATGGTtcggggtgggggtggggttagtGCATCTGCTTCCTGCCAGGAACAATTCCTGGCAGCTTTGTACAAAGGGCGTTTTTCAAAGAGGTCTTCCTGAAGGGGGTGTTTGACAGCTTAGAAAGTCGAAtcctgatttaaaaatgtaaatccgCTCTTGAGAGCTccataaaaagattttaaaagcaATCAAAATGTCAATGTCTATGAGCTTTAAAACCATCTACTGTACATGCTATTGCACTTTAagtagatatacacatttaaaatttacagtctttctcttcataACGGACCAAAAATCTTGATTACTCAtcttgttttatagatatttttgtccaataaaatgctgtaTAGACTGAGAACATCAGATCTCACCATGTAATTCAGGCCCTCTGGAACACCGTGATCTCTGGAGTAAATGAGATTGACTTTGGTTCCCTGTACTGCTACAGGACTCCTGCTTGCGATCTCTTCTGCCATCTCCATAGCTCCGGCCATCATCGTCTCTTTATCTGGAAACACACGGCTGTGCGAGAGAAGAGAAATTCACACAAATAACAATGTCTACCACAGTTCACAAACTAACAAAATCATTTTTATCCATATTTATCATGCATACACACAATTCATCACaccatttatttaaactaatctACAGAAATTATCATTTCAAAATCTTTATGGTTGTGATCAGTTTGagtggcacatttcagcacaCATTGTTTTGTGAATCTGTCACAATGTTACAGGTCTGCAGTCTTTCTAAAGAGGCTGTAATTGAAGGATTGGACACAAACTGGATTGCAAACCCGTGACCCATTGGCAAGCGCTCTACCAATTTCTACGAATAAAAAGGTTCCTAAATCATAAAAAGGTCATTTAAACATAAAGATTtcaaggtacagtagcaaaatcaTGGCCTGTTTTTTATCAGTTCCAGTTCCACTTATCGTAGAACTGTTGTGAATGACACATTAAGAACAAtcaacacaatcacagccaatcagaagataaaCTGCATGATGTGTCATGTACAGAGGGGAGAGATTTAGGACATATGGGAGTTATCTGTGGGTGGGACTAACCAGGACATCAGCACAGAAATACAAACCAAGTGATTAATGAAATGTTCTGTCACTCattgtgaccaaaaataattacATCTTTGAGACAACTTTAATCACTTGTCGCTTTTCTGCTTTACAAAATGTGTAGGATACGTCCCATTTAAATTCAGATTCACATATCTCACCTGACCAATCCACAACTCTTGGCTTCATCAGCGTACATCTTCCTCGCAGTCAAAGCCAGCTCATTTACCAGACTGAAAGAGAACGTAAGAATATTTCACTTCTGAATTACAAAAGGATCtataatagttttatatttaggCTGTCCCCTTAAACTATGCTGCATACTTTGGCTGCCGCATGCAGTTTTTCACATCCTAAATTAAAAGCTCACCTCAAGACACTGcactaattgcaaaatattgcTTAATCTAGGTGTCGTTGATCAATAGTCATATTTTGAtagaacatactgtattttggtTATTTGTTTATCGTGCTTTTTCTGCCAGACTGCATATTTGTTCTGGACATCGAAGACATACCATTAGATTGTTTACCAacgcaagctcacagacaagtataaTATGGcacattttgaagaaaacagtcTAAGGTAAGAGCTGATGTAGAGTATAAAGATGTAGATATATAATTCAAATGCACTGCTGAGAATAAAAGCTTTCAATTGATGCATGACTTGACTATTTTAGTGCTATctgaaaaacatatatatttctaTTCATATTTCTACATCAATACCCTAGGATGGTGCTCATTTGTAGACACAGAGGACATCAGGTCTTaacttgttattttatgtaacataaacgCAAAAAATAATGGGGTtctgtgaaaagttcagatttaGCTTTAAGCTTTCATAAGGTACCACATATGACTAAATATGTATCCCATGGGCCAAAGTTTCAGGGGCTAAACCTCATACCTACGACTTCCAATAACTTTGGGGAGACGCTGCAAAGTCCCAACATCAGCTGCCAGGCCAATGTCAACTTCCTCAAGAGAAAACAGcaaacaatttacaatcatatttgaaTCTACATGAATCTAAGATGGTATTGCACGCATAAGTGTACAGAGTTTTCTGTTGGGACTACAAGCTTTACAAACTTTGccttagggctgtcaatttaacacatttagttaattaattaattaattaattctaaaaataaaaatagcacaattataccaaataataacacatcaacacaaaaaacaaaagtgaaataaaaaaaaatttaaaaaatgtaatcatgccCTGACctgcatgtaattaatttgaataaattgATTAATCAGTTGACAGACAAACCCTAATAATTACATATGatgatttataaatattaaaggaatattccgggttcaatacaagttaagcttaatcaacagcatttgtggcataatgttgattaccacaaaaattcatttcaacttgtcccaacttttctttaaaataaatgtgggttacagtgaggcacttaaagtataatggcagtgaatgggacaaatccataaacattaaaatacacacgtcacactttttcaaaaatatagccacacgacataaacaatatgcatgtaaacatgattttagtgtgataaaattgcttactaatctttCTTTAAGTTATTTCCAAttgtacaacttcattgccatgactacGTAACAATTAAGAAcactaaaacgaccataaaaacaatgatttaaacaactttccatTAAGAAataataagtgtttttataaaatgataagcttcacatttctgccttttaaccctccaaaagttGGCCACATTAAttgcattgcaagtgcctcactttaacctgtttatttttatatatatatatatatatatatatatatatatatatatatatatatatatatatagtcgcACGAGTCTAAATCAATTTTTGTGGTgagcaacattatgccacaaatgctgtcgattgagcttaacttttactgaacctggaatgttcctttaaatcaCAACTACAATCTAATAAGAGCATCCACACCTTGACTTGAAACCAGGCATCCTGTGTACAGAGCCGTATATCACATGCCGTGACCAGATCCACTCCTTTAACACCAGACACAAATCATAACAAATCGTACATGACTGCTTGCAACAATATGTTTTACTGTCTGCTGAAACACAGTGAAGAAACTTCACCTTGAAGTACTTAACATATTAGTACCAACAATTAGAAAGTGTGAAGCATAAAGAGCGGTGGACATGTAGAAACTAACCCCCTCCAATACATGCTCCATGAATGGCCACGATCACTGGTTTTGGACACTGtacaaagaaaaagacacaatGAGACATGATGAAACATGATGAAATAGACTGTGTATGATTTACGTATGGGATAATGCAATCAGCCAGTCatgatcacaaaataaacaccaacagggtCATCAGGGTCCCATCACGAAGTAACCTACTTCTctagtatacatttttttaatcttgtCTTATAGCTCTAAAATATGCAAACAAAGTTCTGAGACAGATTTAATCAGGtggaagtaaataaataaagagaataacaacttacattttggtctgttcctcacacaaagctatcacatgacttcagaaaacatggagaACAGTGCATGAATTGTATTggttacttttatggtgcatttaggtgcagcttgacagccccagtttcTAATcacttttgtatggaaaagagcagaatTAGAATTtctgggtgaagtattccttcaATTCTTTTACTTCTCACACTATCTGTTCTTAGGGCTTTAAAacctttaatattttataaagcATCGAGATGCTCTCACAGTACATGAATGACAATGTAAAACAGAAACCTTTTCCATAACAGAGAAGGTCTCCTGGTATTTGCTTATGGTGCGGCGCACGTTCCATGAGATCCTGGCTGTGTCGTCTCCCTCAGGCTGTAGAATATCACTGGCCATGCTCATGAGGTCAATACCTGTGTGCAGAGAATTATTATTCAGTCTTTAGTAGGGCCATGAAACAAAGTGTGAAATTTTCAGCTAAATATTACCAAAATCGTACGAAGCCCCATAGATGACAgtgtgggaatttttttttttctgaaatagttttgcgttccctgacAATAAATTTACAATGgttaccatattttaaccatgatattcatagtaaaaccatagtaataatacagggaaattaaaactatggtaataaaaatcataattttgtggttattatggttttactacaaactagAGAGGTAAAAAAGGGTAGGCACAATAAGGTTTGGCCGCAGCCTTTTCCTtttcagacatttaaaaaaaaaaaagatgattttgGATGGACTGAATTGTCATAAATTacgaaataaagaaagaaagaaataaattcAATGATTCAGTATTATGTATTAAAATCACGGTTTTCAccaaaaaacaagaacaaaacatggttagcctacaacagtcatggtaACTACATTTACTAAAACTATGGTTAcaacagtctacaatattactatagtaaagccatggtatttgtagtaaaaccataataaccacataaTTATggttttattaccatagttttcctgtattatctatgaatatcatggttaacatatggttactgtagtaaaaccatggtaaacttattgcgagtgaaTGCAAACTTGGCGAGGGTacgcaaaactatttaaaaaaaaaaaaacaaattcccgCCTTGTCCTCTATAGGGACTCCATATAATCAAGATATCAGTGATCACCAGATTTTTTTAATCGACATTGTCCACAAGAGAGTTCAACAAATACATATAAACTAAACAGCActgtgttatattattgcaaacaTACCTAAAAAAAATGCTTACGTCATTTTAAACTAACGTAGCAATGGCATGTATTGCAGCGTTCCTGCATTAAAAAAGCCAGACGCAGCTCAACTCATAACGCTGGTGTCTTgagacatgcttttaaaagttctttttgcCTAACATGGCATCTAAAAGCATGCCGGTcttgcatgagacactgaaaaaaacagctGGACATAGTGAAAAAACGGTGATGTCAATGGCCCGTTGTGCTGCGAgacgctgataagagagcaaaaCACAGCGACCAAAGACATCCACCTAAGTcattgtcagtgcttggcacacatctaaaattcaaatgcatttttatcttacattaaacaaatattcaaatttcacattttaatttgacagccttaaggccagggtatacttagtttttccgtGTTCCGTATCGGATCGCGCACGGTCAACCACGTTGCTTTTCAAATTATACTCTTCTGACAGCGAGTGAATATAAATGTGTTCGACGCATGGCACAGTTGCTTTGTGGTACTCTTTTAGTGCAGTCAATGCGAACAGACGAGGACCGCGTCCGcctgtcgagaaaatctgggccgcgcGCGGACTGTGCTGAATATGAAATTTATGTCACGCATAGTGTCTTTAGTGCTGCAGACTGAATGTTTCTCTTAAAGATAAAACTGTAGTTGTTAATGGTAGAGCACGTATAAACagatttttacatgttttgttttttgttttgtttttttacattttattgacaAGTACATGGTGCCTGTCTTGTCCGTGGAAAAGTAGTTGCcacaatgctaaggtgttgtggttGGTTGCCAAAGTGTTGCTATGTGGATACTGAAGGCctgggtatacttagtttttccatGTTCCGGATCAGATTACGCACGGCCGACcacgttgcctttcaaagtatacttttctgaccgcgaGCGAATACGAACGCGTTTGACGCATGCGCACCACAACTGCATTGTGAAACTCTTTTAGTACAGCCAATGGTCGGCGCATGCGCACAGACCAGGACAGCGTCCGTGGGTCAAGAAAATCTGGGGTGCGCAgactgctgatgacaaaatttgcatcacgcatactgtcATCAACAGGCCTTGAGTGTTATGGGTGATTGATGGTacgttgctgggtggttgcttccTGGAACAAGTCAGAAgaaccccaagtctctatgatattttggtccctTGATATACGACTACGACAGAAAATGgttaggagtttgttcaaatccctaaacccAAGTATGAATGATAACAATAGAGTTTGTCTTAACAAAACCCACTAATTAGCATTGTTTTCCGTTAAATTTGATGACCACTATCAGTTAATGTTGTCGAAATGAAGAATATTGTACACCCCACAGAcaaaattgcaattaaaggaAAAGAGACTGACAACTAGCCATATTCATCAAATGTGGCAAGAtagtttttgatatttttaccagCTGTGAAGAGCTTCCCAGCACCTGAGAAAACCACAACACGACACTCTGAGTCTTCAGTGATCTGATTGAAGCAGTCAACCATTTCACTGCAAACAGAACAAAAATACGCAGATGACAGTTCAACATTATTATATGTACATTGTGGTCTCTGAAATCTATTTGTCGTTCACATTAAGTTAAGGTTGGGTGAAGTGGATGCACGGAACAATACTGAATTGagcagtgtttgatatggtaATGGATGTCACATAGCACCTCCAGAATGCCTTGTTCATTGCGTTGCGTTTCTCTGGTCGACAGAACTCAACATGAGTGATGGTGTCAGCCGGGCGGGTGATTGACAGGGTGGTGAAGGGGGGGGTGGGACCTCCTGAAGTAGACATTCCTCTAACAGCATTCAGGACAGGCATCAACAGACCCTGTTCTGATAAGACAATACACGTCAACTCTGACAGAAACGGAACACAACAGATTAAAAATGAGATCTGTTTGATTTAATTCAAAGTAAAAGATAAATTAatgtcaaaaatatgattttgagtggatgtatgaagttcaGTAACCAGTACAGTAACCAcagatgtagttcatcacattaaagggatagttcacaaaaatggaaattcagtcattatttgttAACACCTCACTTGTTATTCTAAACCCATATTTTAGGTACACAAAggagacatttaaaaaacaattctgctcactgatgtcatacaatggcagtggatggtgaccacctcttcaagcttcaaaagatcGCAAAAGCATAATTCAGAAGTCTTATaaattatttcatctgactcatgccttgttctgagcAACCTGCCATTGCTCTCTTGTGCACGTACATGAGAGCGCACGAGAGcagcagttcacgcagcccctGCAAAGAAATGCATCTCCACTTTGACTTccaactcttcagacatgttttcaaagttcagttctctggtttgtgtgcagatgTAATGTGTGCTCTGTTGTAAATATCTCTGTGGTGGTCTGGCTGTAGCAAAAACACAGCGAGTTCTTGCTTTAACGGCCCATCTCACAAGCGAGGCTGTGTGAACTGCTGCTCTCATGCACTCTCATTAACGCACACAGGAGAGCAATGGTTAGTGAAGGTTTTCACTAAATCAtaaatttgattttgatttgtttctcactaaccattatcgtatgccttcagaacaagactACAGTCGCATGGGATTATTTCTTACACTTCTGaatgatacttttgtgtcctttgaaAACTCTGAAGATGTGGTGACATCCACTGCCACTGTATGACATTAGAGAgcataaacattgtttcaaaatttctctctttgtataccaaaaaagaaagacatatgggtttagaaaaatacaagggtgagtgaatgactgaattttcatttttgggtgaattatccctttaactatggacatgttccactaacatttgacagctagaaagtgtacaaatacttttaattttgaacaatatatctactgttttatcatttaaaacctaataaACTTGGCTAGAAAAGTGTGATTGTGCTATCTTCCTTTATAGTAAATTGTTTTGAAATTTTGTTATCCAGTAAagggggttttcaaactggggccCGAGGATTTCCAGGGGGCATCAAGAGGGTGCTAGAGGGTCCGCGGAAAATTTCAGTAGTGTACATTTCTTTTTCTAAAAAGTTAATAAGTTAACATTTACCAAATTTGACATTATCAGTGCTGCTTGATATATTCGTTATGCTTCCTAAAGACTAATCATGAGATTAACCTCAATTCTTTGTTTAATATTGACAGCCACAGTGTTTCCCTTTTAtattgcctttatattttaggaagggggtcccaAATGGATCATCATATTGAGTTTGAAAAACCCTGATCTAATGCAATAACTTtcatctatttttaattgtccaaaatacgtttttgaggTCACTGTAtaggtaataataataacaaagatAAAAGTTTGTAccatttatacatttgtatattatttaggtatgctaatataatttatatactcTTTCCTTTTATTGCTCTTCTTTCTCTGTAACTTTAACTCAGAGAAAGgctttttaactttttaatttttttttagtatgcAGAACTGCCATTTCATTGCCAGCAATTTCTGCTACATGCGATTTTGTGTTGATTAAtccttgatttgatttaattctaTAAAATCGATTTAATTGTATTCTTTTCTTAATTTCAATGGTGAGCAATGACATGacaaatgaatataaataaatgaacagatGGAAATAACACCTATTATAATTGAGTGTGTGACCTTTCACCCAGTTAACTTTCCTCAACTTGTTATTGGGATATATTCACCAACATGCACCGACTTTTACAGCAACAGAAAAGTAATAATTAACTCtcattacaatgtaaaaaaaactgaCATTAGGTCATATCGGCTAAAAAACATGAGTCTATCTGATGATGcacatttgttttctttaaaagtaTGTTCAGTgtcttataaaatatttaatggtTCATCGTCTATTAGTGTTCACAGCgacataaatacaattataattaatatttatatatccaAACCGTGAATCTATTTAAAACTTTGAATATAATAAATTAGACACATGATCAAACAGGATGACTTACTTGTTAGAGCAGATCTGAATATAAATGTCATTGATGCCCTTTGACCAGTATATTCTGACAGAGCTGGAGATCTTTTCACCCACCAAAACTCACTTCATTAATGTCGTTTTATCTACTGAAGCGGTGTGAGACAAGTAAGACCTCACAAAAACTGAAAGTAGATATTAGGAGggctttttatttatgtttggcAGGTCGCCATATGTTTTTATTCTTACTATGAACTACGGTGGCTCGTTGAGGTCAAACAAACAAGCCGCTCGTGTTACCAGTCTTTTCACCAGCAGATGTCCTCAGCGTGCGGTGTGTCGACTGTTGTCGAGTAGCGCTAATGACACGAAGTTTCACAGCCTTTTAATTTTTGCAGAACAATTCGATTTCAGTGCATAATTAAGCTTTTCattcttttctgataatgcataacacacacacacacacaaaaaaaataaaaaaaaaaatacgtcaAACCTATAAACAAtctttgaattcataacatattCAGCTACAGATACACaactttaatattaataaaatatatttttcttcatAATGCTCCATAATGAAGTCCTTTTATCCTTATGTTTTCTTGAACTTTCTCAAGCCTCTTTTCTGTTAGGCgatagaaaatgtatgtgaatacTGCATCCTGGCTGGCACCTATGTGCCttataggtgcactcagtaattttttcttcattaaaaagttGAACTctttttagtttaagttttagaaattaattgtaattttgcagtatGTGTAGGAAATCATTACCACGCACAACAAAACAAAGACTCCAGtaatatcagtaatcttataaaagctgttttattctattcagggagaggagagagggagagggtccgcacatgggggctgccatgttagaatcacatgaccagcttaaTACTagtcgcttaatctcagtaactgccctgttatttgacactttcaatgattgattaaagtaatcatggcttacGACAATATTATTATGCAGCCCAATAAAGGCCTTTAGTCTGCTGGAGTTGCCCAACATTTTCAGCTCTATGGAAGGACATTTAAAGCACAATGATAGGAGTTACATTAGCAGCTTTAATTGCAGATAATAAATTAGACTGATAGATTGCTTGATGAAACAAATCCATGGATTAACATATTAATACAAATTTGGCAGGAGACAGTGAAATTATGTGGTTTAGAAGATGCATCCAGAATTTTAAGAATTTTAATTGTGCATTTGACACAGATTTGGTCCCAAATAGAACAGATGATAGATTTCGAAATTGGGTTAGAAAAGGCATTTCAaatgattttacatttttgtaaaagggAGTATTTCAAAGCTTTGaatctttaaaagaaaattatgCACTCAGTCAAAGTGATTTCTGTAGATACCTCCAAGAAAGACATTATTTCAGTCAGAATATTAGGTCAGTATTAGAAACTGCTGAGACAGGAATACTGAAGGTGTTTTTATCAGCATGTAAACCTCACTCATGTAATAAGGTCATTTCTAAAATACATAATGGATTTTTTCAAACCAAGCCTGACAATACATTGTATGTTAAAGAAAAATAGGAGAAGGATGGAAATATGATTATCTCTGATGAGGATTGGGGGAAAATGTGTTAATCAATGGAAAAGGAAA
Proteins encoded in this window:
- the ech1 gene encoding delta(3,5)-Delta(2,4)-dienoyl-CoA isomerase, mitochondrial isoform X2, which codes for MPVLNAVRGMSTSGGPTPPFTTLSITRPADTITHVEFCRPEKRNAMNKAFWSEMVDCFNQITEDSECRVVVFSGAGKLFTAGIDLMSMASDILQPEGDDTARISWNVRRTISKYQETFSVMEKCPKPVIVAIHGACIGGGVDLVTACDIRLCTQDAWFQVKEVDIGLAADVGTLQRLPKVIGSRSLVNELALTARKMYADEAKSCGLVSRVFPDKETMMAGAMEMAEEIASRSPVAVQGTKVNLIYSRDHGVPEGLNYMATWNMSMLQTHDLMKSAQAAMEKKSPKEITFSKL
- the ech1 gene encoding delta(3,5)-Delta(2,4)-dienoyl-CoA isomerase, mitochondrial isoform X1, which codes for MTFIFRSALTKQGLLMPVLNAVRGMSTSGGPTPPFTTLSITRPADTITHVEFCRPEKRNAMNKAFWSEMVDCFNQITEDSECRVVVFSGAGKLFTAGIDLMSMASDILQPEGDDTARISWNVRRTISKYQETFSVMEKCPKPVIVAIHGACIGGGVDLVTACDIRLCTQDAWFQVKEVDIGLAADVGTLQRLPKVIGSRSLVNELALTARKMYADEAKSCGLVSRVFPDKETMMAGAMEMAEEIASRSPVAVQGTKVNLIYSRDHGVPEGLNYMATWNMSMLQTHDLMKSAQAAMEKKSPKEITFSKL